In a single window of the Salvelinus namaycush isolate Seneca chromosome 6, SaNama_1.0, whole genome shotgun sequence genome:
- the LOC120049314 gene encoding protein Wnt-7b-like, whose amino-acid sequence MLIVSSRSALLSVYYPQIFLILTSGSYLALSSVVALGANIICNKIPGLSPRQRTLCQSRPDAIIVIGEGAQLGINECQYQFRYGRWNCSTLGERTVFGQELRVGSREAAFTYAITAAGVAHSVTAACSQGNLSQCGCDWEKQGYHDQEESWKWGGCSANIKYGVEFSRRFVDAREIKKNARRLMNLHNNEAGRKILEEHMTLECKCHGVSGSCTTKTCWTTLPKFREIGYVLKERYGEAVQVEPVRASRLRQPSFLRLKESRGYQKPTDTDLVYLERSPNYCEEDTATGSTGTRGRLCNHTSPHTDGCNLMCCGRGHNTHQYTRVWQCNCKFQWCCFVKCNTCSEKSEVFTCK is encoded by the exons ATGCTCATTGTCTCGTCCCGCAGTGCGCTGCTGTCCGTCTACTATCCCCAGATCTTCCTCATCCTCACCAGCGGTAGCTACCT GGCACTGTCCTCGGTGGTAGCGTTGGGTGCTAACATCATTTGCAACAAGATCCCTGGACTGTCCCCAAGGCAGCGCACcctctgccagagccgcccggaCGCCATCATCGTCATCGGCGAGGGTGCACAGCTGGGCATCAACGAATGCCAGTACCAGTTCCGCTATGGCCGCTGGAACTGCTCCACCCTGGGCGAGAGGACCGTCTTTGGACAAGAGCTGAGAGTAG gtAGCCGAGAGGCGGCATTCACCTATGCCATCACGGCGGCTGGCGTGGCCCATTCGGTCACAGCAGCGTGTAGTCAGGGCAACCTGAGCCAGTGTGGCTGCGACTGGGAGAAGCAGGGCTACCATGACCAGGAGGAGAGCTGGAAGTGGGGAGGCTGCTCGGCCAACATCAAGTACGGCGTGGAGTTCTCCAGACGCTTCGTGGATGCCCGAGAGATCAAGAAGAACGCCCGACGTCTGATGAACCTGCATAATAATGAGGCAGGACGAAAG atCCTGGAGGAGCATATGACGCTGGAGTGTAAGTGTCACGGCGTGTCGGGCTCCTGCACCACCAAGACCTGCTGGACCACCCTACCCAAGTTCCGGGAGATCGGCTACGTCCTGAAAGAGCGCTACGGCGAGGCGGTCCAAGTCGAACCGGTCCGGGCCTCGCGTCTCCGTCAACCCTCCTTCCTGCGTCTGAAGGAGTCGCGGGGGTACCAGAAACCCACGGACACAGATCTGGTCTACCTGGAGAGGTCTCCTAACTACTGCGAGGAGGACACGGCAACAGGGAGCACAGGGACGCGGGGGAGGCTGTGTAACCACACGTCACCCCATACCGACGGCTGCAATCTGATGTGTTGTGGTAGAGGCCACAACACCCACCAGTACACCCGCGTGTGGCAGTGCAACTGCAAGTTCCAGTGGTGCTGTTTTGTGAAGTGTAACACGTGCAGTGAGAAGTCTGAGGTGTTCACCTGCAAATAa